Proteins from one Prinia subflava isolate CZ2003 ecotype Zambia chromosome 4, Cam_Psub_1.2, whole genome shotgun sequence genomic window:
- the MOV10L1 gene encoding RNA helicase Mov10l1 yields the protein MVMKGDKELKRVQGVVTRLCHDYGMIDDMIVFTKDVVTKNMMLAVGQEVIATVEEDKTSGGLKAVGVDTIQSAQDSSPARDASEQKKKTLIGSITSLSVDGGYINQNTYFAMQDVWEDFKPYEGDWVQAKYYINSTTWKSEAVAVRPLRYKQVNKVRISNVCGRTGTVDDNIFFTLDSLRLPDGYLPRRRDLVNTIAVESSQSCYIWRALCLVPVSEDGQSHSNEGNVDDPYEDIMRDKGELRVSRMTDFGTLKQGESKRMIIWIENQGSIPQSLVSCRLAGWVKDKQFSVEIPQKCENSPSFPINQENFSKAAVNSFNNSGGTTCESLNSTMENGVIPGTVKWIHGHSKELLLLGFSDFTVGRCIEATVTREEELLIAPVQPYSPRKHKIIPDSQPRKTTVAGPKHTRSKRRWCSNFLPHYTIPDELRKCVEQQLDILTFQPLLAERLNLDNYKANFSTLLWLEEIQAEMDLKDYYMTGVTLKRNGNLLVLEVPGVEEGRPRLVPGDKVILKSQIYSEHIIEYIAYVAEICEEDVTLKVNADFEKTYNLEPMDVEFVHCRIPGRRCQLAIQQALHLGEKVLFPQRLVLQSPQVIKTQNTAGYCAIDDDRKQSSQQENEVKKKQNKQTTGGETVAFKQRNGEFFNPVLNVQQKLAVKRILSGECRPTPYLLFGPPGTGKTVTVIEAILQIHFTLPDSRILVCAPSNAATDLICLQLHQSNLLKPGTMVRVNAAFRSTEQIDDMVKPYCKDGDDIQKALWSRIVITTCSSAGLFYQADTRLGHFTHVILDEAGQASEPESLIPIGLISEADGQIILVGDPKQLGPTIKSKLAQTFGLSMSLLERLSSRELYLRDEDAFGACGAYNPLLITKLTKNYRSHSALLALPSKLFYHKELEVCADTSVVTSMLNWGKLPRKGFPLIFHGIRGSEAREGRSPSWFNPAEAVQVMVYCCQLARGEFSAVSVTDIGVIAPYRKQVEKIRVLLRSIDLEDIKVGTVEEFQGQEYTVVILSTVRSQKVVIDDEKHSLGFLCNPKRFNVAITRAKALLIVVGNPHVLVKDPCFCALLEYSLMNRVYIGCDLPAELEHLQK from the exons ATGGTGATGAAAG GTGATAAAGAATTGAAAAGGGTACAAGGAGTAGTGACAAGACTTTGCCATGATTATGGGATGATAGATGACATGATAGTCTTCACAAAGGATGTTGTTACAAAAAACATGATGCTGGCTGTTGGACAAGAAGTTATTGCAACTGTGGAAGAGGATAAAACATCAGGGGGCCTGAAGGCTGTCGGG GTAGACACCATCCAGAGTGCACAAGACTCCAGTCCTGCTCGTGATGCCTCtgaacaaaagaagaaaacattaattGGCAGTATTACCTCTCTCTCTGTGGATGGTGGCTATATTAATCAGAATACTTActttgcaatgcaagatgtCTGGGAAG ATTTCAAGCCTTATGAAGGTGACTGGGTGCAAGCAAAATATTATATTAACTCGACAACATGGAAGAGTGAAGCAGTTGCTGTAAGGCCTTTGAGGTATAAACAAGTAAACAAG GTTCGCATTTCCAACGTCTGTGGAAGAACTGGGACAGTAGATGACAATATATTTTTCACTTTGGATTCACTGAGGCTTCCTGATGGTTACTTACCTCGTAGGCGTGATCTAGTGAACACGATTGCGGTGGAGAGCAGTCAGTCCTGCTACATTTGGAGAGCTCTCTGCTTGGTGCCAGTCAGCGAGGATGG acAATCTCACTCTAATGAAGGTAATGTGGATGACCCTTATGAAGACATAATGAGAGACAAAGGAGAGTTGAGAGTATCAAGAATGACTGACTTTGGAACTCTGAAGCAGGGAGAATCTAAAAGAATGATCATTTGGATAGA GAATCAAGGGAGCATACCACAGTCCTTAGTCAGCTGCAGATTAGCTGGATGGGTGAAAGACAAGCAATTCAGTGTTGAAATTCCTCAAAAATGTGAGAATAGTCCCTCTTTTCCAATAAATCAAgaaaacttctcaaaagctgCAGTTAATTCCTTTAACAACAGTGGAGGAACAACATGTGAGTCATTGAACTCCACTATGGAGAATGGAGTCATTCCAGGTACAGTGAAATG GATTCATGGACACAGTAAGGAACTCCTGTTGCTTGGCTTTTCTGATTTTACTGTTGGCCGCTGTATTGAAGCCACTGTAACACGTGAAGAAGAATTACTTATAGCACCTGTGCAACCTTATTCTCCAAGAAAGCATAAAATTATTCCAGATTCTCAGCCAAGGAAGACAACAGTGGCTGGCCCTAAACACACAAG GAGTAAGAGAAGGTGGTGTTCAAACTTCCTCCCGCATTATACCATACCGGATGAGTTAAGAAAATGTGTTGAACAGCAGTTAGACATTCTGACCTTTCAGCCCCTCCTAGCAGAG cGTCTTAATCTAGATAATTATAAAGCAAACTTTTCTACTCTTTTGTGGCTTGAAGAGATCCAAGCAGAAATGGATTTAAAAGATTACTACATGACTGGGGTTACTTTGAAAAGGAATGGGAACTTGTTGGTGCTGGAAGTGCCAGGAGTAGAAGAGGGCAGACCTCGCCTGGTTCCAG GTGATAAGGTGATACTGAAGAGTCAGATCTACTCAGAGCACATAATAGAGTACATTGCCTATGTCGCTGAG ATATGTGAGGAAGATGTTACTCTTAAGGTTAATGCAGACTTTGAAAAGACTTACAACTTGGAACCCATGGATGTGGAATTTGTTCATTGCAG GATTCCTGGCAGGCGATGCCAGTTGGCCATTCAGCAAGCTCTTCACCTGGGTGAAAAAG TGCTGTTTCCACAAAGGCTTGTGTTACAATCACCACAAGTAATCAAGACCCAGAATACTGCAGGGTATTGTGCTATTGATGATGACCGTAAACAATcttcacagcaggaaaatgag GtcaagaaaaagcagaacaaacagACAACAG GTGGTGAAACTGTGGCATTTAAACAGAGAAATGGTGAATTTTTCAATCCTGTGCTGAATGTGCAACAGAAACTGGCAGTGAAAAGGATACTGAGTGGTGAATGTCGCCCAACCCCTTATCTTCTCTTTGGACCACCAGGAACTGGAAAAACAGTAACAGTAATTGAAGCTATTTTACAG ATACATTTTACTCTCCCAGACAGTCGGATTTTGGTATGTGCACCATCAAATGCTGCAACAGATCTGATTTGCTTGCAGCTGCATCAAAGCAATCTTTTAAAGCCAGGAACTATGGTCCGAGTTAATGCTGCCTTCAGGTCAACAGAG caaATTGATGACATGGTGAAGCCTTACTGCAAAGATGGTGATGATATTCAGAAGGCATTGTGGTCCAGGATTGTAATTACAacatgcagcagtgcaggattGTTCTACCAAGCAGACACACG GCTTGGACATTTCACTCACGTGATTCTGGATGAGGCAGGTCAAGCAAGTGAGCCGGAGAGTCTGATTCCTATTGGGTTGATTTCAGAAGCTGATGGACAG ATAATTCTCGTTGGAGATCCAAAGCAGTTAGGGCCAACAATAAAATCTAAACTTGCTCAGACTTTTGGATTAAGTATGTCCTTGCTAGAAAGACTGTCATCAAGAGAGCTATATCTGAGAGATGAGGATGCTTTTGGTGCCTGTGGAGCGTACAATCCTTTGCTG ATCACTAAACTCACAAAGAACTACAGGTCTCATTCTGCATTGCTTGCCTTGCCATCTAAATTGTTTTATCATAAGGAGCTAGAAGTTTGTGCAGATACTTCAGTAGTAACGTCTATGTTGAATTGGGGGAAATTGCCCAGGAAGGGatttccattaatttttcatGGAATAAGG GGCAGTGAGGCACGCGAAGGTCGCAGTCCTTCGTGGTTTAATCCAGCTGAAGCAGTTCAGGTAATGGTGTACTGCTGCCAGCTGGCTAGGGGTGAATTCTCTGCAGTGTCAGTGACAGATATTGGAGTGATTGCACCATATCGTAAACAG gTGGAAAAAATTAGAGTTCTTCTCAGAAGTATTGATTTGGAAGACATAAAGGTTGGCACAGTAGAAGAGTTTCAAGGGCAGGAGTACACGGTTGTCATCTTATCAACA GTGCGATCTCAGAAAGTCGTAATTGATGATGAAAAACACTCTTTGGGCTTTCTCTGTAACCCAAAGAGATTCAATGTAGCAATTACTAGAGCAAAAGCTTTGCTGATTGTTGTGGGAAACCCTCACGTTCTTGTGAAA GATCCCTGCTTTTGTGCACTGTTAGAATACAGTTTAATGAACAGAGTTTATATAGGCTGTGACCTGCCCGCAGAGCTGGAACACCTGCAGAAGTGA